The genomic DNA tatcggaaatttcaaaattttccagTAATGgaaaaaataccggaaatttcaaaatttacggtatttttaaaaatttataaagatacCGGAAATTGTGAAATTTCCAGTACAAAATATCGTAAATTTTAAACTTTCCGGTACAAAAGACAAGAAATTTCACAATTTTCGGTaaaaaaataccggaaatttcataaaaataccaGAAACTACTTGTTTTCATGAAATCTCCGCTATACTGCTCAAATTTCTGGTATCTcccaaatatttgaaatttccgatTGTCTCCGTAGTTTTTAGAAAATgtagaaaatgatttttgttggACATTTTGGTCTTTTCAACACTTTTGGAGGGTGCCAAAGATAATTTGGAAGGTGGCAAGACAAAATCTCGAACCCAACATAAGTAAATTGCTCTAACCCTTTATAGCCAACCGACAACCCGTGGACTCGAATCGAACTGACACAATGCCTAAAAAACAGGCCGAATTTAGTTGGTTTATCTTTTCAAAGGTGTAAAAGAAATATGGTTAACTTACCCTATATCCCCAAGaattaaaaggtagtgcactgacagtgtaaaatagttttacattttCATCTAATAGAAAGTAATTAATTTGTCATGTTATTAAATTACATTtagaataaaagaatagtttaattatatacatggtggtgattgattgacattataaacatattttaCATTGCCAGAGCATCACCTTTTCACCCTTTTAGAGTCGCAATGCACAGTCTTTTATAATGTTTCTGTCGCCCTCTCTCACATCGTCCTCCGGGGTTGTggagtttttgttttgtttcgcCAGTTGGCTTTGTCATCTCTCAGTTGGGTTCTCGCTGGGGATTTGTTTATTCAATGTTTTTGGTCTATATTTTCCGGTTTGTCAACGGCTGGCTCTGACCATTTCTTGGTGGCTCGATCACTTTGTGTTTTGTTGTTTTGGTGCTGAGACTCGGTTTCTTTCGGGTGGTTTCAATTCTGATTTGTATCTTGTTGCTCCCAAGTGTTGGTAGTGGTTTCTTGCCTTTAATCTCTTGTTCTCTACGAATATACTAAGATCTAAAGTTTTCAAAGTGTTTGAGTTTGAGTTCGTTAAGCTCAAAATGACTGCTAAGCTActgtgatttttatttcataaggACTATTGGTATATGTATTATCCGTGTTGGGAGTCATCACACTCACCTTTCTTCAAAAGACTAGTTTGGTTATCTAGGATCGTCTCTCGTTTGTTTAGAATATTTTCTTCTTTTCACACATACTTCTTTTTCAATTTGTTTTACGTGGTAATTGAATCGAACTCTAGTCTCAACAAGGGTTGGTTCAAGCATGCAGTTGTCgaaatatgttatgttgttagcATGTCAAATTGCGCTAGTGTGTTAGCCCAATTACTTAAGTTAGCTTGTTGTTTAAGTTAACTTAGTAGTATATAAATAGACTGGTTTCTTTCATGttgttgttattcacttgtaatctTTCAACCCTAATCGAGAAAGTGAATAGTAAAACAGTTATAATTAatcctgattttcttcttctttccactTCTCTCTCTCTTTCGCAAAATTGAAGGGTTTTTTTGTGCTTGTTCAAAAAACTCAATCTTTTTCATAGTTATAATTTGTTTTTGAGTTCTCGTTACAATAATTTTAACTATATTAGATTCGCTAGGCTGTACTTTTATGTGTATCTATCTTGTTTGCATTTGACTCTTTAATGGAGTTCCATCCGGCTTGTATGTTATTATgccactttttctttctttgataTATGGTTCATTAGATCTTTTTCAACAAGTAAAAAACAAGACTTAAATGTAATTAAGGCTTAAATGTAAACAAGACTCAATCAAGATAAAGCATATAATTCACCAAAACGAAAACAAGAATGCAAACTTGAAAAGATACATAAACACAACAACCAAAACAATGCCAAATTGTTACACCTTTGCACGAATTGCTAGAATATCATCATTATGTTCTTCCATAAGCTTCCAAGCACCATCAAATTGTTGAACCATACCCTTGTTCTCAACAACCCTCCAATTTCCAGGCACATTATATTCATCTTTCAAACCATCATTACTTTTATTCACAAGTGCAATATCACGAACCCCCTCCAAATTAAACCCTCCTCTACTCCCTTGTGTTCCCGCAACTCCATGCAAATAAACCTCCATGTTATGTGCACTAACCCCACTTTTCAAGTACTTAGATTTCCTTGTATCGATTAACAATTCCTCTCCAACCGCATAATACACAAGTAAGAGACTTTTCGGAACAACATCGGTCTCATTTCGAATCACCAAAGCTCTCAAATCTTTCAAGTCGGAGAAAATCTTTGCAAAACTTGAGTTTCCAACACGAGGTGAAGCAAATGCAAAGGTTGTTACTGGACATGGTTTTTGAGGTTGGTCTTTAGGGATGTTGAATTTGTTAGCTACTATGTCTACAGCATTTATAGTTGCAAGTGCAGCACCTAAGCTGTGTCCAGTTATAGTTATGCTGATTTCTTCATCCTTATATAGCTCCACAAGTCTTCTAATCTCGTTTAGAacctttatattttttattcacaataaataaattaaaaaaaataaaacaaaattatatatatatatatatatatatatatatatatatatatatatatatatatatatatatatatatatatatatatatatatatatatatatatacacacgcgCATAAGACTATATAATTACCTGATCTCTGGCACTTTGTAAATTCTTATTAGCGGAAGTATAAAGAGAATAAAAACCATTGTGTAGTTGTGCAAGAGATTCACTACCAAATATCAGTGGAGCAGGATCCAAATCTAAATGAAAATTGGCAACCCACTCTGAACCTTGAATTGTTCCTCTCCAAGCAACAACTATGTCCCTTCTCCCTAATGTTGTTTTGCCTGTTAAATATAGTCGAAGTTAGTTAAAAAATAGTTAcaatttttgtaatatttatcAAGCACAGATTTAGCACAGACATCAGAATACGACACAAAATTAACCCTGTAAcactaataatataaaaaacataGGACATCGATACCATTACTTACATGACAATATTTGTACTTCGTATATCCATCTATTATTGAAGgaggtataaatattttaatcaaaattaatgataCTCGTATTTTAATCACTTTTGGAGGATGTTTGTCTGATATTTTTGACATTTTTGTGACTTCTGTGACACGTGAGATGGTGTTTCTAACATTTGTGTGACTTTTCCAAGTGTCGGATACCAACGCATGTCGGATACCGCGACATATTTGCAATCAGTTATAACTTATAAGAAATGACATCAATATTACCTT from Vicia villosa cultivar HV-30 ecotype Madison, WI unplaced genomic scaffold, Vvil1.0 ctg.000074F_1_1, whole genome shotgun sequence includes the following:
- the LOC131623589 gene encoding phospholipase A1-IIgamma-like — translated: MGSIARTWRELSGQSKWKSLLDPLNIDLRRYVLHYGQFAQSTYDAFNFEKLSKYAGNCLYSKRDFFSKVHLENNNPFKYTVTKYLYATSKASDSESFLLRSFSKDAWSLESNWIGYVAVATDEGKTTLGRRDIVVAWRGTIQGSEWVANFHLDLDPAPLIFGSESLAQLHNGFYSLYTSANKNLQSARDQVLNEIRRLVELYKDEEISITITGHSLGAALATINAVDIVANKFNIPKDQPQKPCPVTTFAFASPRVGNSSFAKIFSDLKDLRALVIRNETDVVPKSLLLVYYAVGEELLIDTRKSKYLKSGVSAHNMEVYLHGVAGTQGSRGGFNLEGVRDIALVNKSNDGLKDEYNVPGNWRVVENKGMVQQFDGAWKLMEEHNDDILAIRAKV